From Pseudomonas alcaligenes, a single genomic window includes:
- a CDS encoding class II aldolase/adducin family protein, whose protein sequence is MTASLTPQQLAQLDQAKRDFAKAFRVLKETRTLTATNTYQAYVRVPDSDLVIALHAPGPWADDEEIRAVVASYDGDVVLDETLEGSSPLSGSKAGGNGKRYAGVFQNRAEVNVVIHVHTPYLGGWASAHRVLPIRYAASQRVTLARELPLYLNRRQPEHAFIVEQLEANPHTPAILEANGGATFWGTSIIQASKLILLIEEGAYFQGLAEIFGGSQEFGPGVLEQQWKMTGLWGQGQKLLEQAA, encoded by the coding sequence ATGACCGCCAGCCTCACCCCGCAACAACTCGCCCAGCTCGACCAGGCCAAGCGCGATTTCGCCAAGGCCTTTCGCGTGCTCAAGGAGACCCGCACGCTGACCGCCACCAACACCTACCAGGCCTATGTACGGGTGCCGGACAGCGACCTGGTGATCGCCCTGCACGCGCCGGGCCCGTGGGCCGATGACGAGGAGATCCGCGCCGTGGTGGCCAGCTACGACGGCGACGTGGTGCTCGATGAAACCCTGGAAGGCAGCTCGCCGCTCAGCGGCAGCAAGGCCGGTGGCAACGGCAAGCGCTATGCCGGGGTGTTCCAGAACCGCGCCGAGGTCAACGTGGTGATCCACGTGCACACGCCTTACCTGGGCGGCTGGGCCAGCGCCCACCGCGTGCTGCCGATCCGCTACGCCGCTTCCCAGCGCGTGACCCTGGCCCGCGAGCTGCCGCTGTACCTCAATCGGCGCCAGCCGGAGCACGCCTTTATCGTCGAACAGCTGGAAGCCAACCCGCACACCCCGGCGATTCTCGAAGCCAACGGCGGCGCGACCTTCTGGGGTACCAGCATCATCCAGGCCTCCAAGCTGATTCTGCTGATCGAGGAAGGCGCCTACTTCCAAGGGCTGGCGGAAATCTTCGGCGGTTCGCAGGAGTTCGGCCCCGGCGTGCTGGAACAGCAGTGGAAAATGACCGGCCTGTGGGGCCAGGGCCAGAAGCTGCTGGAGCAGGCGGCCTGA
- a CDS encoding ABC transporter substrate-binding protein, with product MHRSTLTRLLRRLALLPAALLVTQAVASETPQTLRIATVAYANAGKVTFNGPAYVMDRDKWLEQELAKRNIKLQWVPAATASVGTFVNEEFANKRIDFAFYGDLPSIIANASGVSTKLIAPGGSGNHVYLVVPNGSSAQSIADLKGKRIALHRGRPWELSFAKLIEANQLGFDDFRIFNLNPQAGGAALSAGRVDAFFTLSDAFLLEDKQVGKIIWSSKQAPLDWKMRAELWGASDFVAQQPELTQLVVTAYLKAAYWSAQDANQDTYQNYLAQSGQPLSVLQREAAGEPWSNHFTPLYDQALKQHYIDGIAYSQKAKLIRGEVKVDELLEPRFVEQGLKDLQLQHYWPDSAQNLARQP from the coding sequence ATGCACAGATCAACCCTGACCCGCCTGCTGCGCCGCCTGGCGCTACTGCCGGCGGCCCTGCTGGTCACCCAGGCGGTTGCCAGCGAAACACCGCAGACCCTGCGCATCGCCACCGTGGCCTACGCCAACGCCGGCAAGGTCACCTTCAACGGCCCGGCCTATGTGATGGATCGCGACAAGTGGCTGGAGCAGGAACTGGCCAAGCGCAACATCAAGCTGCAATGGGTACCGGCGGCCACCGCCTCGGTCGGCACCTTCGTCAACGAGGAGTTCGCCAACAAGCGTATCGACTTCGCCTTCTACGGCGACCTGCCGTCGATCATCGCCAACGCCTCGGGCGTCTCGACCAAGCTGATCGCCCCGGGCGGCAGCGGTAACCACGTCTACCTGGTGGTGCCCAACGGCTCCAGCGCGCAATCGATCGCCGACCTCAAGGGCAAGCGCATCGCCCTGCACCGTGGCCGGCCGTGGGAGCTGTCGTTCGCCAAGCTGATCGAGGCCAACCAGCTCGGCTTCGACGACTTCCGCATCTTCAACCTCAACCCGCAGGCCGGCGGCGCCGCGCTCAGCGCCGGGCGGGTGGACGCCTTCTTCACCCTCAGCGACGCCTTCCTGCTGGAAGACAAGCAGGTCGGCAAGATCATCTGGTCGAGCAAGCAGGCCCCGCTGGACTGGAAGATGCGCGCCGAGCTGTGGGGCGCCAGCGACTTCGTCGCCCAGCAGCCGGAGCTGACCCAGCTGGTGGTCACCGCCTACCTGAAGGCTGCCTACTGGTCCGCCCAGGATGCCAACCAGGACACCTACCAGAACTACCTGGCGCAATCCGGCCAGCCGCTCAGCGTGCTGCAGCGCGAAGCCGCCGGCGAGCCCTGGAGCAACCACTTCACCCCGCTGTACGACCAGGCGCTGAAACAGCACTACATCGACGGCATCGCCTATAGCCAGAAGGCCAAGCTGATCCGTGGCGAGGTCAAGGTCGACGAACTGCTGGAGCCACGCTTCGTCGAGCAGGGCCTCAAGGATCTGCAGCTGCAGCACTACTGGCCGGACAGCGCGCAGAACCTGGCCCGCCAGCCCTGA
- a CDS encoding TonB-dependent receptor — translation MFKRTTLSVAIAWGLGGLASLYLSQGYAADATAPASTQSAEQDGSEQSSSPTLAKVVVTAQKREESVQEVPAPISVLSGDKIRDDSLQSANEVTRYIPNASAGTTDGHGRPRWWIRGLGTGDQGANTVSPVGIYVDDVYIANISATGFPLFDQERVEVLRGPQGTLWGKNTTAGAINFISRRPTFDPDGYFKVDVGDYANRVVEGAVSDALVDERLAARVSFRHQGRDGYVENLNDDNDEGALEDDAVRLQFAARLSDTLDANLNLHARSYHDTASYGTVSYGLRPGGKNAFGYHIDPEQGKANFNAKYEADIDQAGTNLNLVWQLGDLELTSISAFEHFKRDGLTDSDNTPLELQRSYSYADSKQWSQEFRLASPREDRLNWVLGFHYFNEDLDSENASAALSNPYIPRSYNNTRFNQGTESYALFGSSTYNFTDDFSLTAGLRWTRETKDIDLRRLQNQGAANFAGDDWWQVGNVTSPLRVNATQDEENTWSDYTYDLTPEYRVSDNARVYFRYAYGFRSGGYNTNAVSQATVATVDPEYLTSYELGLKSEWLDGRLNANASVFYYDYEDIQLNIVTAVNNQTVSRLANGAQGEAYGAEFELEAIPVENLHLNFALGLLHTEFTDYTSGSNDYSGNKFVRAPNVSAVLGADYRIPLDVGGAVVLGTDWNTRSRQYFFSNDQSQNMRSGGYTLGNARVTYELPGDTTRVTAYVNNLTDKEYRNHTLPGGFQTAAVMFGDPRTAGLSVTTDF, via the coding sequence ATGTTCAAACGCACCACACTTTCCGTCGCCATCGCCTGGGGGCTGGGCGGGCTGGCCAGTCTGTACCTGAGCCAGGGCTACGCCGCCGACGCAACAGCGCCGGCCAGCACACAGAGTGCCGAGCAAGACGGCAGCGAGCAAAGCAGCTCACCGACCCTGGCCAAGGTGGTGGTGACCGCACAGAAGCGCGAAGAAAGCGTGCAGGAAGTACCGGCACCGATCTCCGTGCTCAGCGGCGACAAGATCCGCGACGACTCGCTGCAGTCGGCCAACGAAGTGACCCGCTACATTCCCAACGCCTCCGCCGGCACCACCGACGGCCACGGCCGCCCGCGCTGGTGGATTCGCGGCCTCGGCACCGGCGACCAGGGCGCCAATACCGTCAGCCCGGTGGGCATCTATGTCGACGACGTGTACATCGCCAACATCAGCGCCACGGGCTTCCCCCTCTTCGACCAGGAGCGCGTCGAAGTGCTGCGCGGCCCGCAGGGCACGCTGTGGGGCAAGAACACCACGGCTGGCGCGATCAACTTCATTTCGCGCCGCCCGACCTTCGATCCCGATGGCTACTTCAAGGTCGACGTCGGTGACTACGCCAATCGCGTGGTCGAGGGCGCGGTGAGCGATGCGCTGGTCGACGAGCGCCTGGCCGCCCGTGTGTCGTTCCGTCACCAGGGCCGCGACGGCTATGTCGAGAACCTCAACGACGACAACGACGAAGGTGCACTGGAAGACGATGCCGTACGCCTGCAGTTCGCCGCGCGGCTGTCCGACACCCTGGACGCCAACCTCAACCTGCATGCGCGCAGCTACCACGACACCGCCAGCTACGGCACGGTCAGCTACGGCCTGCGGCCGGGGGGCAAGAATGCCTTCGGCTACCATATCGATCCCGAACAGGGCAAAGCCAACTTCAACGCCAAGTACGAAGCGGACATCGACCAGGCCGGCACCAACCTCAACCTGGTCTGGCAGCTCGGCGACCTGGAGCTGACCTCGATCAGCGCCTTCGAGCACTTCAAGCGCGACGGCCTGACCGACAGCGACAACACCCCGCTGGAACTGCAGCGCAGCTACAGCTACGCCGACAGCAAGCAGTGGTCGCAGGAGTTCCGCCTCGCCTCGCCGCGCGAAGATCGCCTGAACTGGGTACTCGGCTTCCACTACTTCAACGAAGACCTGGACTCGGAAAACGCCAGCGCAGCGCTGAGCAACCCGTATATCCCACGCTCGTACAACAACACCCGCTTCAACCAGGGCACCGAGAGCTACGCGCTGTTCGGCAGCAGCACCTACAACTTCACCGATGACTTCAGCCTCACCGCCGGCCTGCGCTGGACCCGCGAGACCAAGGACATCGACCTGCGCCGCCTGCAGAACCAGGGCGCCGCCAACTTCGCCGGCGACGACTGGTGGCAGGTCGGCAACGTCACCTCGCCGCTGCGGGTCAACGCCACCCAGGACGAGGAGAATACCTGGAGCGACTACACCTACGACCTGACCCCGGAATACCGCGTCTCGGACAACGCCCGGGTGTACTTCCGCTACGCCTATGGCTTCCGCTCCGGTGGCTACAACACCAACGCGGTGAGCCAGGCAACCGTGGCCACGGTGGATCCGGAGTACCTCACCTCGTACGAGCTGGGCCTCAAGTCGGAATGGCTGGACGGCCGCCTCAACGCCAACGCCAGCGTCTTCTACTACGACTACGAAGACATCCAGCTGAACATCGTGACCGCAGTGAACAACCAGACCGTGTCGCGGCTGGCCAATGGTGCCCAGGGCGAGGCCTACGGCGCCGAGTTCGAGCTGGAAGCCATCCCGGTGGAAAACCTGCACCTGAACTTCGCCCTCGGCCTGCTGCACACCGAGTTCACCGACTACACCTCCGGCAGCAACGACTACTCGGGCAACAAGTTCGTCCGCGCGCCGAACGTCTCGGCGGTACTCGGCGCCGACTACCGCATCCCGCTGGACGTCGGCGGCGCCGTGGTGCTCGGCACCGACTGGAACACCCGCAGCCGCCAGTACTTCTTCTCCAACGACCAGAGCCAGAACATGCGTAGCGGCGGCTACACCCTGGGCAACGCGCGCGTCACCTACGAGCTGCCGGGCGACACCACCCGCGTCACCGCCTACGTCAACAACCTGACCGACAAGGAATACCGCAACCACACCTTGCCGGGCGGCTTCCAGACCGCCGCCGTGATGTTCGGCGACCCGCGCACCGCGGGCCTCTCGGTCACCACCGACTTCTGA
- a CDS encoding sigma-54-dependent Fis family transcriptional regulator has translation MSLLTHPQARELTKSVRATVLVFKDPRSQELLNRIERLAPSEANALIIGETGTGKELVARHIHHLSRRGKAPFVAVNCGAFPESLVESELFGHEKGAFTGAASSKAGWFEAANGGTLFLDEIGDLPLNMQVKLLRVLQEREVVRLGSRSPIPIDVRLVAATNVNLADAVVAGNFREDLFYRLHVATIRLPPLRERPGDILPLAEFFVDEHCQRLGYQRATLSNEAARKLLTHSWPGNIRELENAIHHALLVCRNQQVQPGDLHLADMRPSSSRAELSHGTASLPAPELSLEAALTALYEKNLPELYEHIEETIFRSAYRFCHGNQLQTGRLLGISRNIVRARLEKIGELEPSTRSAAL, from the coding sequence ATGTCGTTGCTCACTCACCCTCAAGCCCGTGAACTGACCAAGTCGGTTCGTGCCACGGTGCTGGTGTTCAAGGATCCGCGCTCGCAGGAGCTGCTCAATCGCATCGAGCGCCTGGCGCCCAGTGAGGCCAACGCCCTGATCATTGGCGAGACCGGCACCGGCAAGGAGCTGGTAGCCCGGCATATCCATCACCTCAGCCGGCGCGGCAAGGCGCCATTCGTGGCGGTGAACTGCGGCGCGTTTCCGGAAAGCCTGGTGGAGAGCGAGCTGTTCGGCCACGAGAAGGGCGCCTTCACCGGGGCGGCGAGCAGCAAGGCCGGCTGGTTCGAGGCGGCCAACGGCGGCACCCTGTTCCTTGACGAGATCGGCGACCTGCCGCTGAACATGCAGGTCAAGCTGCTGCGCGTGCTGCAGGAGCGCGAGGTGGTGCGCCTCGGTTCGCGCAGCCCGATCCCCATCGATGTGCGCCTGGTGGCGGCGACCAACGTCAACCTGGCCGATGCGGTGGTGGCCGGGAATTTTCGCGAGGATCTGTTCTACCGCCTGCACGTGGCGACCATTCGTTTGCCACCGTTGCGCGAACGGCCGGGCGACATCCTGCCGCTGGCCGAGTTCTTCGTCGATGAACACTGCCAGCGCCTCGGTTACCAGCGCGCCACCTTGAGCAACGAAGCGGCGCGCAAGCTGCTGACCCATAGCTGGCCGGGCAATATCCGCGAGCTGGAAAACGCCATCCACCATGCGCTGCTGGTCTGCCGCAACCAGCAGGTACAGCCCGGCGACCTGCACCTGGCCGACATGCGCCCGAGCAGCAGCCGCGCGGAACTGAGCCATGGCACGGCGTCCTTGCCGGCACCGGAGCTGAGCCTGGAAGCGGCGCTGACGGCGCTGTACGAGAAGAACCTGCCGGAGCTCTACGAGCACATCGAGGAAACCATCTTCCGCAGCGCCTACCGTTTCTGCCACGGCAACCAGTTGCAGACCGGCCGCCTGCTGGGCATCAGCCGCAACATCGTGCGGGCGCGACTGGAGAAGATCGGCGAACTGGAGCCCTCGACGCGCAGCGCTGCGTTGTAG
- a CDS encoding LysR family transcriptional regulator, with product MKVLLAVAEAESFAGGAKLMGMSPPSVTRVIAGLENRLGTLLLARSTRSLRLTEAGRRYVEDCKRILLDLEEADELAAGSSSRVRGNLSVTAPVMFGELFLIPLITEYLAEHPEVSINALLVDRLVSMVDEGLDVAVRIGKLPDSGLQAIRVGAIRPVICAAPAFLDRVGRPQAPKDVLSAPIVMSSASSLLTDWQFNGVQGALTLHPKPRLLVSSNQAAINAARMGWGLTRVLSYQVAELVAKGELEIVLEDYETAALPVHVLYQGDRRISAKVRTFVDFCTQRFQQDPALQSATVA from the coding sequence ATGAAGGTGTTGTTGGCGGTCGCGGAAGCGGAAAGCTTTGCCGGGGGCGCCAAGCTGATGGGTATGTCGCCTCCGAGCGTGACGCGGGTGATCGCGGGGCTGGAAAATCGCCTCGGCACCCTGCTGCTGGCCCGTAGCACGCGCAGTCTGCGCCTGACCGAGGCGGGCCGGCGCTATGTGGAGGACTGCAAGCGCATCCTGCTCGACCTGGAGGAAGCCGACGAGCTGGCCGCCGGCAGCAGCAGTCGTGTGCGCGGCAACCTGAGCGTGACGGCGCCAGTGATGTTCGGCGAGTTGTTCCTGATTCCGCTGATCACCGAATACCTCGCAGAGCACCCGGAGGTGTCGATCAACGCCCTCCTGGTGGATCGCCTGGTGAGCATGGTCGACGAGGGCCTGGACGTGGCGGTGCGCATCGGCAAGCTGCCCGACAGCGGCCTGCAGGCGATCCGGGTGGGCGCCATCCGCCCGGTGATCTGCGCCGCTCCGGCCTTTCTCGACCGCGTTGGCCGACCCCAGGCGCCCAAGGATGTGCTGAGCGCGCCCATCGTCATGTCGTCGGCCAGCAGCCTGCTCACCGACTGGCAGTTCAACGGCGTGCAGGGTGCTCTCACCCTGCACCCCAAGCCGCGCTTGCTGGTCAGCTCCAACCAGGCCGCAATCAATGCCGCGCGCATGGGCTGGGGGCTGACGCGGGTGCTGTCGTACCAGGTCGCCGAGCTGGTGGCCAAGGGCGAGTTGGAGATCGTCCTCGAGGACTACGAAACCGCGGCGCTGCCGGTGCACGTGCTGTACCAGGGCGACAGGCGCATTTCGGCCAAGGTGCGTACCTTCGTCGACTTCTGCACCCAGCGCTTCCAGCAGGATCCGGCGTTGCAGTCGGCGACGGTGGCCTGA
- a CDS encoding LysR family transcriptional regulator, with the protein MSRYRQMQVFDAVVQAGSLAAAARQQELSVATIMRTIDALEARLNSTLLIRGPRGVSLSPAGEQFALSCRQILEQTEQAERSAAGVHACSGGQLTLALPLLMEHQVLTPIALAYLDAFPDVQLATRASHGTPRLLEEGIDVALVVGQLANSSEFAQSLGEVRPIICAAPGYLAQWGQPQTPDDLKAHRAVVASAPGYDAPWQFRCERNTRQVKPRPVLTCTTQRAAIHAAVLGLGLIRCMSYEAHAELQSGLLEPVLQPFASAGVPAQLIYRHGRRAEARVRSFIDFATPRLRAHPAFCG; encoded by the coding sequence ATGAGCCGCTACCGGCAGATGCAGGTGTTCGATGCCGTGGTGCAGGCCGGCAGCCTGGCCGCCGCCGCGCGCCAGCAGGAACTGTCGGTGGCGACCATCATGCGCACCATCGACGCGCTGGAGGCACGCCTGAATTCCACCCTGCTGATTCGCGGGCCGCGCGGGGTGAGCCTGAGCCCTGCCGGCGAGCAGTTCGCCCTGAGCTGCCGGCAGATCCTCGAACAGACCGAGCAGGCCGAACGCTCGGCGGCCGGTGTGCACGCCTGCTCGGGCGGACAGCTGACGCTGGCGCTGCCATTGCTGATGGAGCACCAGGTGCTCACGCCTATCGCGCTTGCCTACCTCGACGCCTTCCCCGACGTGCAGCTGGCCACCCGCGCCAGCCACGGCACGCCCAGGCTGCTGGAGGAGGGCATCGATGTGGCGCTGGTGGTCGGCCAGCTGGCCAACTCCTCCGAGTTTGCCCAGTCCCTCGGTGAGGTGCGGCCGATCATCTGCGCTGCACCCGGCTACCTGGCCCAGTGGGGCCAGCCGCAGACCCCGGACGACCTCAAGGCCCACCGTGCGGTGGTCGCCTCGGCTCCCGGCTACGACGCGCCCTGGCAGTTCCGTTGCGAGCGCAACACGCGCCAGGTCAAACCCAGGCCGGTGCTGACCTGCACCACCCAGCGCGCGGCCATCCACGCTGCCGTCCTGGGCCTGGGGCTGATCCGCTGCATGAGCTACGAAGCCCATGCCGAGCTGCAGAGCGGCCTGCTCGAGCCGGTGCTGCAGCCCTTCGCCAGCGCCGGCGTGCCGGCGCAGCTGATCTACCGCCACGGCCGCCGCGCCGAGGCGCGGGTGCGCAGCTTCATCGACTTCGCTACGCCACGGCTGCGCGCCCACCCCGCCTTCTGCGGCTGA
- a CDS encoding glutathione S-transferase family protein — translation MTNAIKLYRHPLSGHAHRVELMLSLLNLPTELVFVDLANGAHKKAEFLAINAFGQVPVIDDNGTLLSDSNAILVYLAKRYGSGSWQLNDPLHEARVQRWLSVAAGQVAYGPAAARLITVFGASFNADEVITRAHALLKVMETELAASPFLAGSEPSIADVANYSYIAHAPEGNVSLEAYPNVRAWLQRIEALPGFVPMQRTAAGLQAS, via the coding sequence ATGACCAACGCCATCAAACTCTACCGCCACCCGCTGTCCGGCCACGCCCATCGCGTCGAGCTGATGCTCTCGCTGCTCAACCTGCCCACCGAGCTGGTGTTCGTCGACCTGGCCAACGGTGCGCACAAGAAGGCCGAGTTCCTGGCCATCAACGCCTTCGGCCAGGTGCCGGTGATCGATGACAACGGCACCCTGCTCAGCGACTCCAACGCGATCCTGGTCTACCTGGCCAAGCGCTACGGCAGCGGCAGCTGGCAGCTCAATGACCCGCTGCACGAGGCACGCGTACAGCGCTGGCTGTCGGTCGCCGCCGGTCAGGTTGCCTACGGCCCGGCAGCTGCACGACTGATCACGGTGTTCGGCGCGTCCTTCAATGCCGACGAGGTGATCACCCGTGCTCATGCCCTGCTCAAGGTGATGGAGACCGAGCTGGCGGCCAGCCCGTTTCTCGCCGGCAGCGAGCCGAGCATCGCCGATGTCGCCAACTACAGTTACATCGCCCATGCCCCGGAAGGCAACGTCTCGCTGGAGGCCTACCCGAACGTGCGTGCCTGGCTGCAACGCATCGAAGCCCTGCCTGGTTTCGTGCCGATGCAACGCACCGCCGCAGGTCTGCAAGCCAGCTGA
- a CDS encoding pyridoxamine 5'-phosphate oxidase family protein, whose protein sequence is MDHLPKHRTSPWHAGERQLQEAVHATERMEVLGQKVIRDYMPDQHREFYHQLPFMVVGAVDADGRPWATLLEGPEGFVTSADPQHLFLASQADPQDPAAAGLQTGSAIGMLGIELHTRRRNRINGVIQQASAAGFAVEVEHSYGNCPKYIQERSYTRVTVPANGNPPRQDFSGLDDYSSALIRAADTFFIASYVEHDDHSRSVDVSHRGGRAGFVRVEGNRLTIPDYAGNLFFNTLGNLQANPIAGLLFVDFASGNVLQLSGRTELLLDSPLIKAFEGAERLWTVEVEHVVVRPAAVGIRWQFHDYAPTSLATGTWAETEERVRQYEQRRQWQQWRVARVQQESSDIRSLFLAPLDNASVTFAAGQHLPMRLQASDEALVRTYSVSSAPSDGHIRISVKLQGKASRHLHEDVQVGDLLEVRAPLGSFTLVDETERPVVLIGAGVGITPMVSMARELVAQNRQHQRARHIHLFHSARSLADLPFREELSVLQQQADGLLHIHRALSSPGAEAHLERDYQLAGRLSFAQVKARLPLDDYDFYLCGPSGFLQDMYDGLRGINIPDQRIHAEAFGPSALRRSQSEQPPSLEQPPAATLPVPVYFSASATEARWKPDSGSLLELAESRGLSPEFSCRGGSCGTCAARLVSGAVHYPNPPAQLPDGDKVLICCAIPAQTEDSPQPLVLDI, encoded by the coding sequence ATGGATCATCTGCCCAAGCACCGTACATCGCCCTGGCATGCCGGTGAGCGCCAGCTGCAGGAAGCCGTGCACGCCACCGAGCGCATGGAAGTGCTCGGGCAGAAGGTCATCCGCGACTACATGCCCGACCAGCACCGCGAGTTCTACCACCAGCTGCCGTTCATGGTGGTCGGCGCGGTGGATGCCGACGGCCGTCCCTGGGCGACTCTGCTCGAAGGGCCGGAAGGCTTCGTCACCTCGGCCGATCCGCAGCACCTGTTCCTCGCCAGCCAGGCCGATCCGCAGGATCCGGCGGCCGCCGGCCTGCAGACTGGCAGCGCCATCGGCATGCTCGGCATCGAGCTGCATACACGCCGCCGCAACCGCATCAACGGCGTGATCCAGCAGGCCTCGGCCGCAGGCTTTGCCGTGGAGGTCGAGCACTCCTACGGCAACTGCCCGAAGTACATCCAGGAACGCTCCTACACCCGTGTCACCGTGCCGGCAAACGGCAATCCGCCGCGCCAGGACTTCAGCGGCCTGGACGATTACAGCAGCGCACTGATCCGCGCCGCCGACACCTTCTTCATCGCCAGCTACGTCGAGCATGACGACCACAGCCGCTCGGTGGACGTCTCCCATCGCGGCGGCCGTGCCGGCTTCGTCAGGGTCGAAGGCAACCGCCTGACCATTCCCGACTACGCCGGCAACCTGTTCTTCAACACCCTCGGCAACCTGCAGGCCAACCCGATCGCCGGCCTGCTGTTCGTCGACTTCGCCAGCGGCAACGTGCTGCAACTCAGCGGGCGCACCGAGCTGCTGCTCGACAGCCCGCTGATCAAGGCCTTCGAAGGCGCCGAGCGGCTGTGGACGGTCGAGGTCGAGCACGTAGTAGTGCGCCCGGCCGCCGTGGGCATCCGCTGGCAGTTCCACGACTACGCCCCGACCAGCCTGGCCACCGGCACCTGGGCGGAGACCGAGGAGCGCGTGCGCCAGTACGAGCAGCGCCGGCAATGGCAGCAATGGCGCGTGGCGCGGGTGCAGCAGGAGAGCAGCGACATCCGCTCGCTGTTCCTCGCCCCGCTGGACAACGCCAGCGTGACCTTCGCCGCCGGCCAGCACCTGCCGATGCGCCTGCAGGCCAGCGACGAGGCCCTGGTCAGAACCTACAGCGTCTCCAGCGCGCCATCCGACGGGCATATCCGCATCAGCGTGAAACTGCAGGGCAAGGCCTCGCGCCACCTGCACGAGGACGTCCAGGTTGGCGATCTGCTGGAGGTGCGTGCACCGCTGGGCAGCTTCACCCTGGTCGATGAAACCGAGCGGCCGGTGGTGCTGATCGGCGCCGGTGTCGGCATCACCCCGATGGTGTCCATGGCCCGCGAGCTGGTGGCACAGAACCGCCAGCACCAGCGCGCGCGCCATATCCATCTGTTCCACAGCGCCCGCAGCCTCGCCGACTTGCCTTTCCGCGAAGAGCTGAGCGTGCTGCAACAGCAGGCGGACGGACTCCTGCATATCCACCGCGCCCTGAGCAGCCCCGGCGCCGAGGCGCATCTCGAACGCGACTACCAGCTGGCCGGCCGCCTGAGCTTCGCCCAGGTCAAGGCGCGCCTGCCGCTGGACGACTACGACTTCTACCTGTGCGGCCCCAGCGGTTTCCTGCAGGACATGTACGACGGCCTGCGCGGTATCAACATCCCCGACCAACGCATCCACGCCGAGGCCTTCGGCCCCTCCGCCCTGCGTCGCTCGCAGAGCGAACAGCCGCCGAGCCTGGAGCAGCCGCCGGCGGCCACGCTGCCGGTGCCGGTGTACTTCTCCGCCTCGGCCACCGAGGCGCGCTGGAAGCCCGACAGCGGCAGCCTGCTGGAGCTGGCCGAAAGCCGTGGCCTGAGCCCCGAGTTCAGTTGCCGGGGCGGCTCGTGCGGCACCTGCGCCGCCAGGCTGGTCAGCGGCGCCGTGCACTACCCCAATCCGCCGGCGCAGTTGCCGGACGGCGACAAGGTGCTGATCTGCTGCGCCATACCGGCGCAAACCGAAGACAGCCCGCAACCCCTGGTGCTGGATATCTGA
- a CDS encoding nuclear transport factor 2 family protein → MSTPEIRQPVPPFTRETAIQKVRMAEDGWNSRDAAKVALAYTADTKWRNRAEFASSRAEAQAFLSRKWNKELEYRLIKELWAFSENRIAVRYAYEWHDDSGNWFRSYGNENWEFADNGLMAHRFACINDLPISEAERKFRWPLGRRPDDHPGLSELGL, encoded by the coding sequence ATGTCCACGCCCGAAATCCGCCAACCAGTGCCGCCCTTTACCCGCGAGACCGCCATCCAAAAAGTGCGCATGGCCGAGGACGGCTGGAACAGCCGCGATGCGGCCAAGGTGGCGCTGGCCTATACCGCCGACACCAAGTGGCGCAACCGCGCGGAGTTCGCCAGCAGCCGCGCCGAGGCGCAGGCGTTCCTCAGCCGCAAGTGGAACAAGGAGCTGGAGTACCGCCTGATCAAGGAGCTGTGGGCCTTCAGCGAGAACCGCATCGCCGTGCGCTACGCCTATGAATGGCACGACGACTCCGGCAACTGGTTCCGTTCCTACGGCAACGAGAACTGGGAGTTCGCCGACAACGGCCTGATGGCCCACCGCTTCGCCTGCATCAACGACCTGCCCATCAGCGAGGCCGAGCGCAAGTTCCGCTGGCCGCTGGGCCGCCGCCCGGACGACCATCCGGGGCTGTCGGAGCTGGGGCTGTAA